The Aggregatilinea lenta genome includes a region encoding these proteins:
- a CDS encoding ABC transporter permease, which translates to MTPRLNIIRRRARQNPLMVAGLIICLAWIVISIFARYIVPYDPLEQSIMERLAGPSSAHLFGTDQLGRDVLSRVLYGGRISLPAGLLVVTSAMIIGTVFGAIAGYVGGLADELLMRFTEIFMAFPIIILAMAIAAALGPSVRNAVIAMIVVWWPNYARIVRSLVIQVKSNQYVESAQAIGASPARILFRTILPNCLAPALVMATLDIGNAILIFAGLSFLGVGPEPSAAEWGRMVSDGIDHYDQWWLSAFPGIAIFTAVMALNFIGDGLRDLSDPRTRKAVG; encoded by the coding sequence ATGACACCCAGACTCAACATCATTCGCCGCCGCGCGCGCCAGAATCCGCTGATGGTCGCCGGACTCATTATCTGCCTCGCCTGGATCGTCATCTCGATCTTCGCCAGGTACATCGTGCCCTACGACCCGCTGGAACAAAGCATCATGGAGCGGCTGGCAGGTCCCAGCAGCGCGCACCTGTTCGGCACGGATCAGCTTGGCCGTGACGTGCTCTCGCGCGTGCTTTACGGCGGGCGCATCTCGCTGCCTGCCGGGCTGCTGGTCGTCACCAGCGCGATGATCATCGGCACGGTCTTCGGCGCGATCGCCGGGTACGTCGGCGGACTGGCCGACGAACTGCTGATGCGCTTCACCGAAATCTTCATGGCGTTCCCGATCATCATCCTGGCGATGGCGATTGCCGCCGCGCTGGGACCCAGCGTGCGCAATGCCGTGATCGCCATGATCGTGGTGTGGTGGCCGAACTACGCGCGTATCGTGCGCAGTTTGGTGATTCAGGTGAAGTCGAACCAGTACGTCGAATCGGCGCAGGCCATCGGCGCATCCCCGGCGCGCATCCTGTTCCGCACGATCCTGCCCAACTGCCTCGCGCCCGCGCTGGTTATGGCGACGCTGGACATCGGCAACGCGATCCTGATTTTCGCGGGACTGAGCTTCCTCGGCGTCGGGCCGGAACCGTCGGCGGCGGAATGGGGCCGCATGGTGTCAGACGGCATCGACCATTACGACCAGTGGTGGCTGAGCGCGTTCCCCGGCATCGCCATTTTCACCGCCGTGATGGCGCTCAACTTCATCGGCGACGGCCTGCGCGACCTGTCCGATCCACGCACGCGCAAAGCCGTTGGATAG
- a CDS encoding ABC transporter permease, with protein MSSTAVTLSQGPQKARPEWRLIWRQFRRHKLAVISAVLLILLALVAIFADQIIPYDPNAIDAAYARGRPQPPTADHIFGTDNYGRDYFSRAVIGLRISLFVAVSAVVFQIAVGVVIGAVAGYFGGWIDNALMRFTDIFLSIPSFFLLLIVSGIFGGTIFTLIMLIGLLSWMTVARLLRAEILSLKERDFVLAAQCIGVSGRRLVLHHLLPNALAPIIVSATLAVPYAILTESSLSFLGRGVPPPHASLGKMMEDAQQWLRTAWWMWVVPGSIISMIVLTFNFVGDGLRDAFDPRLRR; from the coding sequence ATGAGTAGCACTGCCGTTACACTCTCCCAGGGACCGCAAAAAGCACGCCCCGAGTGGCGGCTGATCTGGCGGCAGTTCCGGCGGCACAAGCTGGCCGTCATCAGCGCGGTACTGTTGATCCTGCTGGCGCTCGTCGCCATCTTCGCCGACCAGATTATCCCCTACGACCCCAACGCGATTGATGCGGCGTACGCGCGCGGGCGGCCCCAGCCCCCAACCGCCGATCACATCTTCGGCACGGACAACTATGGGCGCGATTATTTCTCGCGGGCGGTGATCGGGCTGCGCATTTCGCTGTTCGTGGCCGTCTCCGCCGTGGTGTTTCAGATCGCGGTGGGCGTCGTGATCGGCGCGGTAGCGGGCTATTTCGGCGGGTGGATCGACAATGCGTTAATGCGATTCACCGATATCTTCTTATCGATCCCATCCTTCTTTTTGCTGCTGATCGTCTCCGGGATCTTCGGCGGCACGATCTTCACGCTGATCATGCTGATCGGCCTGTTAAGCTGGATGACGGTGGCACGGCTGCTGCGCGCGGAGATCCTGTCGCTCAAGGAGCGCGACTTCGTGCTGGCGGCGCAATGCATCGGTGTTTCGGGCCGCCGGTTGGTACTGCATCACCTGCTGCCGAACGCACTGGCCCCGATCATCGTCTCTGCGACGCTGGCCGTGCCATACGCGATCCTGACCGAATCCTCGTTGAGCTTTCTGGGACGCGGCGTCCCCCCGCCCCACGCCAGCCTGGGCAAGATGATGGAAGACGCGCAGCAGTGGCTGCGCACCGCGTGGTGGATGTGGGTCGTGCCAGGATCGATCATTTCGATGATCGTGCTGACGTTCAATTTCGTGGGCGACGGGCTGCGCGACGCATTCGATCCGCGTCTGCGCCGCTAG
- a CDS encoding ABC transporter substrate-binding protein has protein sequence MRKTLAILLVLVLLAVPMAGVMAQGDDDGSGFECPTQGGTMITAYGADPRTLSGLYANDGNSLFIVTFMAEPLILGGENWGDQIEPALAESWDISDDGLEYTFHLRQDVTWHDGEPFTAEDVLFTYEAVLLEENAISWRSNLMQGDEPMQFEVVDDHTFKVILSEPNAAVLTALSIPIVPAHAFESTSMLEAPYNTNPITTGPFKFVEWNTGESVTLEANPDYWRGAPCLDRIVIRFIEGAANQANALLAGELDFARIDGADLTPFENNPDYVLQTAPRDLMRYVGFNNLSPVYGDPAVRRALAHGLDRQAIIDISASGFGLLADSVFNQAVFMYEPGRNPQYAYDPEAAQQMLADAGWTDTDGDGILDKDGQPLTLRLAYSGTWSLMQAIAPIVYDNWRALGVDVELAPLDDAQVYEEIYDNVSTEKPYDAMLGGWGLFGPEPDHYRSFYADATSYLAYDNPEITALFAEGRTVTDEQARYDLYAQIDSLLWEDLPMIPLYQSVGAWVYRSDLNIDAAELNGTFLTGLKYSGRVYFED, from the coding sequence ATGAGGAAGACGCTTGCTATTTTACTGGTACTGGTGCTGCTCGCCGTTCCGATGGCCGGAGTCATGGCTCAGGGCGACGATGATGGCTCCGGCTTTGAATGCCCGACCCAGGGCGGCACGATGATCACGGCCTATGGGGCCGACCCGCGTACGCTGAGCGGCCTGTATGCCAATGACGGCAACAGCCTGTTCATCGTGACGTTCATGGCCGAACCGCTGATCCTCGGCGGCGAGAACTGGGGCGACCAGATCGAACCGGCCCTCGCTGAATCGTGGGACATCTCCGACGATGGCCTGGAATACACCTTCCACCTGCGCCAGGACGTCACCTGGCACGATGGCGAACCCTTCACCGCCGAAGACGTGTTGTTCACGTACGAAGCCGTCCTGCTCGAAGAAAACGCCATTAGCTGGCGCTCCAACCTCATGCAGGGTGACGAACCCATGCAGTTTGAGGTGGTGGACGATCATACGTTCAAGGTGATCCTGAGCGAGCCGAACGCCGCCGTGCTGACCGCGCTGTCGATCCCGATCGTGCCCGCGCACGCCTTCGAATCGACCAGCATGCTCGAAGCGCCCTACAACACCAATCCGATCACCACTGGCCCGTTCAAGTTCGTCGAGTGGAACACGGGCGAAAGCGTCACGCTGGAAGCCAACCCCGACTACTGGCGCGGCGCGCCCTGCCTCGACCGCATCGTGATCCGCTTCATCGAAGGCGCGGCCAACCAGGCCAACGCGCTGCTGGCCGGTGAGCTGGACTTCGCCCGCATCGACGGCGCGGACCTCACGCCGTTCGAGAATAACCCGGACTACGTGCTCCAGACCGCCCCGCGTGACCTGATGCGCTACGTCGGCTTCAACAACCTCAGTCCCGTCTACGGCGATCCCGCCGTGCGCCGGGCGCTGGCTCATGGCCTGGACCGCCAGGCGATCATCGACATTTCCGCCAGCGGCTTCGGTCTGCTGGCCGATTCGGTGTTCAACCAGGCCGTGTTCATGTATGAGCCGGGACGCAACCCGCAGTACGCGTACGATCCTGAGGCGGCGCAGCAAATGCTGGCCGACGCCGGATGGACCGATACCGATGGCGATGGCATCCTGGACAAGGACGGCCAACCGCTGACCCTGCGCCTGGCCTATTCGGGCACGTGGTCGCTGATGCAGGCGATTGCGCCCATCGTGTACGACAACTGGCGCGCGCTGGGCGTGGACGTGGAACTCGCGCCGCTGGACGATGCCCAGGTCTACGAAGAGATCTACGACAACGTCAGCACGGAAAAGCCCTACGACGCCATGCTCGGCGGTTGGGGCCTGTTCGGGCCGGAGCCGGATCACTACCGCAGCTTCTACGCCGACGCGACGAGCTATCTGGCGTACGACAACCCCGAAATCACGGCGCTGTTCGCAGAAGGCCGCACCGTCACCGACGAACAGGCGCGGTACGACCTCTACGCCCAGATCGACAGCCTGCTGTGGGAAGATCTGCCCATGATCCCGCTGTACCAGTCGGTGGGCGCGTGGGTCTACCGCTCGGATCTGAACATCGACGCGGCGGAGCTGAACGGCACGTTCCTGACGGGCCTGAAGTATTCGGGTCGCGTGTACTTCGAAGACTAG
- a CDS encoding ABC transporter permease, with product MSRYVIRRIIQAIPLLVATSILVFAILELAPGDPTQMYMDPDKGTDPAYLAQVRESLGLNEPVYVRYGAWLSKTLQGDMGFSFRTRRAVTFEIGERLPNTLLLGGVSLLISIVIALPIGIISALKRYTLLDYFLSTLALVGISVPVFWVALLLLQVFSIQLGWLPAVGMHDMREEYEGWANVVDVLRHMILPATVLSLAQTASWSRYQRSALLEVLDQDYIRTARAKGLRERRVITRHALRNALIPIVTLIGLSVPSIVTGAFITETIFGWPGMGRLGVEAIDGRDYPIIMAVTMLSSLVIIFGNLLADIAYVWVDPRIRYE from the coding sequence ATGTCCCGGTATGTCATCCGCCGCATCATCCAGGCAATACCGCTGCTCGTTGCTACGTCCATCCTTGTCTTTGCGATCCTCGAACTCGCCCCAGGCGATCCGACGCAAATGTACATGGACCCGGACAAGGGCACCGATCCCGCCTATCTCGCGCAAGTGCGCGAAAGTCTGGGGCTGAACGAACCCGTCTACGTGCGCTATGGCGCGTGGCTTTCCAAAACGCTCCAGGGCGATATGGGCTTTTCGTTTCGCACCCGCCGCGCGGTCACCTTTGAGATCGGCGAGCGTCTGCCGAATACGCTCCTGCTGGGCGGCGTCTCGCTGTTGATCTCGATCGTCATTGCGCTGCCCATCGGCATTATCTCGGCGCTCAAACGGTATACCCTGCTCGACTACTTCTTAAGCACGCTGGCGCTCGTCGGCATCTCCGTGCCTGTGTTTTGGGTCGCGCTGCTCTTGTTGCAGGTCTTCTCGATTCAACTGGGCTGGCTGCCCGCCGTCGGCATGCACGACATGCGCGAGGAATATGAGGGCTGGGCCAACGTGGTCGATGTGCTCCGGCACATGATCTTGCCCGCCACCGTATTGAGCCTGGCGCAAACGGCGAGCTGGTCGCGCTACCAGCGCTCGGCGCTGCTCGAAGTGCTCGACCAGGACTATATCCGCACCGCGCGCGCCAAAGGGTTGCGCGAGCGCCGCGTCATCACCCGCCACGCGCTCCGCAACGCGCTGATCCCCATCGTGACGCTGATCGGGCTGTCGGTGCCATCGATTGTCACCGGCGCGTTCATCACCGAGACGATCTTCGGCTGGCCGGGCATGGGCCGGTTGGGCGTCGAGGCCATTGATGGGCGCGATTATCCCATCATCATGGCCGTCACCATGTTGTCAAGTCTGGTTATCATCTTCGGCAATTTGCTGGCCGATATCGCGTACGTGTGGGTCGATCCCAGGATTCGCTATGAGTAG
- a CDS encoding ABC transporter substrate-binding protein — MRRFLVLLLVLSFVAIPLGGIAAQDEAVLVVGLSEDYSRLDPGRAYEPGGSLVYHSVYDTLVTFPADSTSEILPSLASEWTISDDGLVYTFTLRDDVTFSNGDPLSAEDVVFSINRMKNLKDNPSFLADTIASVEAVDDLTVAITLTAPDPAILAKLVFDAFSIVNAEEVQAQGGTDAEDAAETDTAEAWFNSNSAGTGAYVIESYEPTVQTVLVRNENYWGDAPYFDRIIIQNLPETATQKLSLEAGDIDIAMDVIADQLPSFESNPDITVFSTQSDTLIFLLFNQDPEIGGPMSDPQVQQAVRYALNYEELAFLSGEGANTPAAMVPIGFAGALDPSEGVAQDVDMAKQILTDAGYADGFDVDLEYPDFNYIGTDFNVVAQKVQADLAAVGINVTLVPQEFQTSLDLYRTGAQGFSLWLWNPDYQDTLDYVEFLPGGVVGLRANWTDENADQEILDLRDQVKVETDDAARIDLFTQIQHYEQESAPFAPLFQPGVHFAYRSDLQGFAYNGQWRVDLTQLSY; from the coding sequence ATGCGCCGATTTTTAGTTCTACTGCTCGTGCTCAGCTTTGTGGCGATCCCGCTCGGCGGCATCGCCGCGCAAGACGAAGCGGTGCTGGTCGTCGGCCTATCCGAAGACTATAGCCGCCTCGATCCGGGCCGCGCCTATGAGCCGGGCGGCTCGCTGGTGTATCACTCGGTGTACGACACCCTGGTGACCTTCCCCGCCGACTCGACCAGTGAGATCCTGCCGAGCCTCGCGTCCGAGTGGACCATCTCCGACGACGGCCTGGTCTACACCTTCACGCTGCGCGACGACGTGACGTTCTCCAACGGCGATCCGCTGAGCGCCGAAGACGTGGTGTTCAGCATCAACCGCATGAAGAACCTGAAGGATAACCCCTCCTTCCTGGCCGATACCATCGCCAGCGTCGAAGCCGTGGATGACCTGACCGTGGCGATCACGCTGACCGCGCCCGATCCCGCGATCCTCGCCAAGCTAGTCTTTGACGCGTTCTCGATCGTGAACGCCGAAGAGGTCCAGGCCCAGGGCGGCACGGATGCCGAAGACGCCGCCGAGACGGACACCGCCGAAGCATGGTTCAACAGCAATTCCGCCGGGACCGGCGCGTACGTGATCGAAAGCTACGAGCCGACCGTGCAAACCGTGCTGGTGCGCAACGAAAACTACTGGGGCGATGCGCCGTACTTCGACCGCATCATCATCCAGAACCTGCCCGAAACCGCCACGCAGAAGCTTTCGCTCGAAGCGGGCGACATCGACATCGCTATGGACGTGATCGCGGACCAGCTGCCGTCGTTCGAGAGCAACCCCGATATCACCGTCTTCTCGACCCAGAGCGACACCCTGATCTTCCTGCTGTTCAACCAGGACCCCGAAATCGGCGGCCCGATGAGCGATCCGCAGGTGCAGCAGGCCGTCCGCTACGCGCTGAACTACGAAGAACTGGCGTTCCTGAGCGGTGAAGGCGCCAACACGCCCGCCGCGATGGTTCCGATCGGCTTCGCCGGCGCGCTCGACCCGTCCGAGGGCGTCGCGCAGGACGTGGACATGGCCAAGCAGATCCTCACGGACGCCGGTTATGCGGACGGCTTCGACGTCGACCTGGAATACCCGGACTTCAACTACATCGGCACGGACTTCAACGTCGTGGCGCAGAAGGTCCAGGCGGATCTCGCGGCGGTGGGCATCAACGTGACGCTCGTCCCGCAGGAATTCCAGACTTCGCTCGACCTGTACCGCACCGGCGCGCAGGGCTTCAGCCTCTGGCTGTGGAACCCGGACTACCAGGATACGCTCGACTACGTCGAATTCCTGCCGGGTGGCGTCGTGGGTCTCCGCGCGAACTGGACCGACGAGAACGCGGACCAGGAAATCCTGGACCTGCGCGATCAGGTCAAGGTCGAGACGGACGACGCAGCCCGCATCGATCTGTTCACGCAGATCCAGCACTACGAGCAGGAAAGCGCACCGTTTGCGCCCCTGTTCCAGCCGGGCGTGCACTTCGCCTATCGCAGCGACCTGCAAGGCTTCGCCTACAACGGCCAGTGGCGCGTAGACCTGACTCAACTCAGCTACTAA
- a CDS encoding ABC transporter permease codes for MSLYRYLARRLLLLIPLLIGISLVSFLISNALPADPTAANLGERAAADPEIVQAFRDKWGLDDPLYVQYLSYMRNLLRGDMGTSIRSHRPIVDELSKYLPATIELATFGIVISILAGIVFGVISAVWRNRPIDFIVRIISLIGVSAPVFWLALLGLIVLYLRWGIVPGPGRLDARVIAPPNVTGMYTVDSLIAGQWDVFRNALAHLMLPSVVLAAYSVGLITRITRSSMLEVLSQEYMNTARSKGLRERHVILRHGLRNALMPVVTIIGLSYGNLLSGAVLTETIFAWEGIGRYAYNAARTLDFPAIMGVTMLIAVVFVVTNLIVDMLYYFLDPRLRYQG; via the coding sequence ATGTCGCTTTACCGCTACCTCGCGCGGCGTCTGCTGCTGCTGATCCCGCTGTTGATCGGGATCTCCCTCGTCTCGTTCCTGATTTCAAACGCGCTGCCCGCCGATCCCACCGCGGCCAACCTGGGCGAGCGTGCTGCCGCTGACCCGGAGATCGTGCAGGCCTTCCGCGACAAGTGGGGGCTGGACGACCCGCTGTACGTGCAGTACCTGTCCTACATGCGCAACCTGCTGCGCGGGGATATGGGCACGTCGATCCGCAGCCACCGGCCCATCGTGGATGAACTGAGCAAGTACCTGCCCGCCACCATCGAGCTGGCAACGTTCGGCATCGTGATCAGCATCCTGGCCGGGATCGTGTTCGGCGTGATCTCCGCCGTGTGGCGCAACCGCCCGATCGACTTTATCGTGCGCATCATCTCGCTGATCGGGGTCAGCGCGCCGGTCTTCTGGCTGGCGCTGCTGGGGCTGATCGTGCTCTATTTGCGCTGGGGCATCGTGCCCGGCCCCGGACGGCTCGATGCGCGCGTCATCGCGCCGCCCAACGTCACCGGCATGTACACCGTGGACAGCCTGATCGCCGGGCAGTGGGACGTGTTCCGCAACGCGCTGGCGCACCTGATGCTGCCGTCGGTGGTGCTGGCCGCCTATTCTGTGGGGCTGATCACGCGCATCACGCGCTCGTCGATGCTGGAAGTACTCTCGCAGGAATATATGAATACGGCGCGCAGCAAGGGCCTGCGCGAACGGCATGTCATCCTGCGGCACGGGCTGCGCAACGCCCTGATGCCGGTGGTCACCATCATCGGCCTGTCCTACGGCAACTTGCTGTCCGGCGCGGTGCTGACCGAGACGATCTTCGCCTGGGAGGGCATCGGGCGCTACGCCTACAACGCCGCGCGCACGCTCGACTTCCCGGCCATTATGGGCGTGACGATGCTGATCGCGGTCGTTTTCGTCGTGACGAATCTCATCGTCGATATGCTCTACTATTTCCTTGATCCGCGTCTGCGCTATCAAGGCTGA
- a CDS encoding OsmC family protein, producing MIETLEMDVSFPGDHRVDANFEGVHIPTGADGEPSPFDLFLASIATCAGIKVLYFCQERSISTEGLSLKQRMFYNPDSRMFEKIEIDIHLPPDFPDEYHDAVVRAANTCGVKRHLLNPPEFDVHVS from the coding sequence TTGATCGAAACGCTTGAGATGGACGTCTCTTTCCCCGGCGACCACCGCGTCGATGCCAATTTTGAGGGCGTGCATATCCCGACCGGCGCAGATGGCGAGCCTTCACCGTTCGACCTGTTCCTGGCCAGCATTGCCACCTGCGCGGGCATCAAAGTGCTCTATTTCTGCCAGGAGCGCAGCATCAGCACCGAGGGATTGAGCCTGAAGCAGCGCATGTTTTATAACCCCGACAGCCGGATGTTCGAAAAGATCGAAATCGACATTCACCTGCCGCCCGACTTTCCCGATGAATATCATGATGCCGTCGTCCGGGCCGCCAACACCTGTGGAGTCAAGCGCCACCTGTTAAACCCACCGGAATTCGACGTACACGTATCTTGA